CATACTTTATTTTCAGATCTGATCAAATCAGCTATAGCTTCAGCTTGTGATAAATCTATTTTTTTGTTTATAAAAGCACGAAATGTAAATTCTCCAGGACGAGACAGACGTATTCCTTTTCTAATGAGTAATTGCAAAATCTGTTGTTGAATATAATAAGATCCATGACAAGAAATCTCGATCATATTTTCTCCTGTATAAGAGAAAGGAGATTTAAAAATAGAAACTAAAACTTGATCTAAAAAATTATTATTTTCTGATACAATGTATCCTAAATGAATAGTATGTGTAGATTGTTTTTCTAGTTTTTTTCCAGGTTTAATAGAAATAAAAATATTTTCAACAATAGATATTGAATTTTTACCAGAAATACGAATAACAGAAATAGCACTATATCCAATAGGAGTAGCTAAAGAAACAATGGTGTCATCATTTAAATCGAACATAAAAAAACGAAAATATTTAATTTATTCATGTTACACACAAAATAAATATTTTTTAGAAATTCGCATCATTTTAATTTTTTCATATGGTATCTTTTTACAAATTTTACTGTGTTTTTAAAAACACTCTTAAAAATTTATATACAGAACCTAAGGAATTGGAAAGTTTATTTTTTATACTCACTACCTACATGTTTCAATGTGATAAAACAACTATTTTATTACAATTAAGTAGAAAAGAAAAAATAAGTTTTATTATTTATAACCAATTAATAAAAAAATTATGGGAATTAAAAAAGAATAGACCTATACAATATGTAATTGGTCAGACTTACTTTTTTGGAATGAAATTTATAGTTAATGAAAAAGTATTTATTCCAAGACCAGAAACAGAAGAACTTGTATACTGGATACTACAGGATCATAAAAATTTTATTCACAATAAACCCATACAAATATTTGATATTGGAACAGGAAGTGGATGTATTAGTATTACTTTAAAAAAAAAAAAACCTGAAATTTTACATGTTTATGCCATTGATTCTGATAAAGAAGCTCTTAATATAGCTTTTCAAAATGCGAGATTACATAATGTGAAAATTTCATTAAAGAATATAGATATATTGAAAGATAAAATAGATACATATCCAAAAATGGATAATAACTATGTAAATATTATTGTAAGTAATCCTCCTTATGTTAGATTATCTGAAAAAAAATTTTTACATCCAAATATTGTTCAATATGAACCTTATCAAGCTTTATTTGTTCCTGACGAAGATCCTTTGATTTTTTATAAGAAAATTTCTTTTTGGATTAAAAAAAAACTGACTGGAATCGTCTATGTTTATTTTGAAATAAATCAATTTATTTATTCAGATATCATTTATTTTTTAAAAAAAATAGGATTTTTAAATATAGAAATAAGAAAAGATTATCAAGGATTCTTCAGAATGGTTCGTGCGGTTTATTACAAAAAAAAATAATAAATAAAAAACAATATGGATAAAAAAAAAATAGAAAATAAAATATTTCAACTTAGAAAAGAGTTATCAAACTATAATGATCAATATTATAATTTGGATATTTCAGAAATATCAGATTATCATTTTGATAAAAAATTAAAACAATTATTTATTTTAGAAAACAAATATCCTGAATTACAAGATCTTAATTCTCCTACAATGAAAATAGGAGCAAAAATTCATAAAATAAACTACATCTCTTCTACTATTTCTCATAAATACAAAATGTATTCTATTCAAAATACCTATTCTAAAAAAGAATTAATGATTTGGAATAAAAAAATTAGTAAATCAGTTCATTCTTTATCTTTTATATGTGAACCTAAATATGATGGAGTATCCATTAATTTAATCTATCAAAACGGATTTTTAACAAATGCAGTATCTCGTGGGGATGGAGAAAAAGGAGAAGATGTGACAAAAAATATAAAAATAATAAAATATATTCCTTTCAAATTAAGAGGTAATAACTATCCTATATACCTTGAGATACGTGGAGAAATTTTTATTCCTATAAAAAATTTTTTAGAAATGAACAAAAAACGTATTAAAAATGGACAATTACCTTATGCCAATCCAAGGAATATAGCTAGTGGGTCACTCAAAACTCATAATCATCAAGAAATACGTAAAAGAAATTTATTTTGTATCGCATTTCATGTCGTAGGAAATAATTTACCTTTCGATACACAATATGAAGCCATAAAAAACATGAAATATTGGGGTTTTCAAGTTCCAGAAACAATACGTTTTTGCAGAAACATAAAAGAAGTATTCCATTTTATAGATTTTTGGAAAACCTATAAAAATAAACTATCCTATCAAACAGACGGAATAGTTATTAAAGTCAATGAATATCAAAAACAAAATCTTTTAGGATTTACCAATAAATATCCCCGTTGGGCTATTGCCTACAAGTTTAGACAAAAGTTATCTGAAACAAAATTATTAAATATTACGTTTCAGGTAGGACGTACGGGTATTATTACTCCTGTAGCCAATGTTATTCCTCTTTTCATTTCTGGAACCAGAATCAAAAGAGTTGCACTTTATAATGATAATTTTATAAAAAAAATGGGAATTCATTATGGAGATACACTTTTATTAGAAAAAGGAGGAGATATCATTCCAAAAGTTACAAAAATCAATATCAAAAAAAGATCAAATAAAACCTATCCTATATTTTTTTTAAAAAAATGTCCATCATGTAATAGTATTTTAACGAAAAAAAAAGAATTATTTTACTGTAATAATCAAAATTGTTCTTCTCAAAGAATAGAAAAAATAACACATTTTGTAAATGTTATGAATATAAAAAGAATTGGAAAAAAAATGATAAAAAAACTATACAAAAAAGGTTTTTTATATAATTTTTCTGATTTATATAAATTGAAAAAAGAAGAATTACTTCAAATTGATGGGGTAGGAAAAAAATTGGCATGTGTAATTTTAAGTAATATAGAGAAATCCAAAGAAAATTACTATTGTAAAGTGTTATTTTCCTTAGGAATTCCTCATGTAGGAGAATATATATCTAAAAAATTGTCAGACAATTTTTTAGATATATATTCTTTAATGCATACAAATTATAATCATTTAATTTCTATTCATGGTATAGGAAAAGAAATTGCGAAAAGCATTGTTAATTATTTTTCGATTACTGAACATCAGCATATAGTTAAAATACTTGTTAAGTATGGATTACATATTTCAAAATGCAAAATAATGAAAAAATATTCTTTTATTGAAGGAAAATCTTTTGTGTTTACAGGTAAATTATCTTGTATGACCCGTAATGAAGCCAAAAATATGGTAGAACTTCTAGGTGGAAAAGTATATAATACTGTTAATAATAAAATTAATTTTATAGTAGTTGGAAAAAATTTCGGTTCAAAATTAAAAAAAAGTATGAAAAAAAATCACATAAAAATTTTGAAAGAACATACTTTTTTGGAAATGATTCAATAAAGAAAAAAATAAAAATAAATCAATTTTTAACGATTATTCACAATTAATTTAAGCCCGTATAGATGATTTTGTTTTCATATAGAAAACAGTTATATTTAATTTGTAAGTGGATATTGATTCTTAGATTATAGATTATATATTATAAGTTATTGATTATTAATAAGTTAATTAAGTAAATATTAATTATATATTTAAGATAAGAATTCATTCATCATTTAAGTCAGAAATCTATTTTTTTTATGTTATTAAAAAATATATTTACAGAATCTGGATTCGAGTCTGAAGCTGAGTTTATACCATTAATGAGTCAAGATGAAGAAGATCAGCTACTTAAAGACGATATTCCTGAACAATTATGTATCTTAACAGTAAGAAATATGGTTTTGTATTCTGGAATTGTTTTTCCAATTATAGCAGGAAAAAGTGGATCCATACAATTATTACAAGATGCTTATAGATTAGATAAAACAGTTGGAGTATTAACGCAAAAAAATTCTGGAATAGAAAATCTTAGTGAAAAAGATTTGTACTCTATTGGTACGGTTGCTAAAATATTGAAATTATTAAAAATGCCTGATGGAAATACTACTGTTATTTTGCAGGGAAAAAGAAGATTTAAAGTCAATCGTTTTATTCAAAATGATCCATACTTTAAAGCGGAAATTATAGCGTTAGAAGAAAATAAACCTTCCTGTAAGGATAAAGAATATCTTGCTTTAGTAGAATCCATAA
The sequence above is drawn from the Blattabacterium cuenoti genome and encodes:
- the ligA gene encoding NAD-dependent DNA ligase LigA, whose protein sequence is MDKKKIENKIFQLRKELSNYNDQYYNLDISEISDYHFDKKLKQLFILENKYPELQDLNSPTMKIGAKIHKINYISSTISHKYKMYSIQNTYSKKELMIWNKKISKSVHSLSFICEPKYDGVSINLIYQNGFLTNAVSRGDGEKGEDVTKNIKIIKYIPFKLRGNNYPIYLEIRGEIFIPIKNFLEMNKKRIKNGQLPYANPRNIASGSLKTHNHQEIRKRNLFCIAFHVVGNNLPFDTQYEAIKNMKYWGFQVPETIRFCRNIKEVFHFIDFWKTYKNKLSYQTDGIVIKVNEYQKQNLLGFTNKYPRWAIAYKFRQKLSETKLLNITFQVGRTGIITPVANVIPLFISGTRIKRVALYNDNFIKKMGIHYGDTLLLEKGGDIIPKVTKINIKKRSNKTYPIFFLKKCPSCNSILTKKKELFYCNNQNCSSQRIEKITHFVNVMNIKRIGKKMIKKLYKKGFLYNFSDLYKLKKEELLQIDGVGKKLACVILSNIEKSKENYYCKVLFSLGIPHVGEYISKKLSDNFLDIYSLMHTNYNHLISIHGIGKEIAKSIVNYFSITEHQHIVKILVKYGLHISKCKIMKKYSFIEGKSFVFTGKLSCMTRNEAKNMVELLGGKVYNTVNNKINFIVVGKNFGSKLKKSMKKNHIKILKEHTFLEMIQ
- a CDS encoding N5-glutamine methyltransferase family protein codes for the protein MESLFFILTTYMFQCDKTTILLQLSRKEKISFIIYNQLIKKLWELKKNRPIQYVIGQTYFFGMKFIVNEKVFIPRPETEELVYWILQDHKNFIHNKPIQIFDIGTGSGCISITLKKKKPEILHVYAIDSDKEALNIAFQNARLHNVKISLKNIDILKDKIDTYPKMDNNYVNIIVSNPPYVRLSEKKFLHPNIVQYEPYQALFVPDEDPLIFYKKISFWIKKKLTGIVYVYFEINQFIYSDIIYFLKKIGFLNIEIRKDYQGFFRMVRAVYYKKK